CGGTGTTCATTGATTCTCCAttccttttgtttttgttatacttTAAAGCTCATCGCTTAAAGTATAAcatctattatttaaaatagttatttttgcaACCTGAAAAGTGTTGTTGTAGTTTGAGATTGATAATTGAATGATGGTAATAGTAGTGCATTTTTTGggtggtgaaaatcatccaatgtcttttcccccgccttgggcaaggcgagagggagtctcaaacccttactgactaaaaaccaccccgatcctactcctgcttttcgatccggagccccggtaacccgctaggcaatccgcagctccggaatagtACTATGTAAGAGTACTTTGTGTACCCTCATTTTGTTACCATAGTTCAATCCCCCTTGATCATAGAAAGGTCGGATTTTTTGACCCCTTTATGTTTTATAGGGGTCTTCATCTATCGTATTGTGAGAATGAGGCAACAAGCCAATAGTAAACACTGTTGATTCTATCATATTAAGATTCCACATATCAATTATGGAATGCACAAGTTAGTATGACTCACACTCATTCTCATTAACCTATCATTAGATGTAACTAGAAGAGATGGTCAAActatgataaaacaaaataaactttacgtGACACAattctttctttttgttttcttttcttttttaaataaacgttgcctcacattaggattttctcctgtgtcgtgggtgcgtttacaaacatacaatttcacatacacataacacccagacccgaaacaacaaattgtggaacacacaaagaattgctccgtgcgggcatcaaacccgcgacacgtacggcagccagttgcccagccaccgcgccaaccgtgcagtctgttttattgcttaccatcaggtgatccgcctgctcatTTGCCGATCAAAACTCTAAATAATCCTGATCGTTATTATGTTTGTTGCAGAAAAATGGCGACTGTAGTAACGAGCGTGCTGTCAGTCGCTGGCGGGCTGCTGTTCCTGCTGTGCCAAAAAGCTAACTCAGTCGAAATGCTTATATTAGGCAGATTACTAGTCGGCTTGTCTGGTGGTAAGtactagtatttttaaatagacacGTGAACTAATAAAGGAAAGCTCAACCAGTTTCAAGTTACATCAggactcatattcataagcgTACCTACGCGGCGATGCGATGTATCGGCGGACCCTAGGGCGTTTTTAGGATTAGAagatatcaatttaatttaaaattaataatgaggTGAATTGGTCGAGTCGCAAGTGACAGTTTCTCTCTTTCTGGAGGTCAATTACTGAGTCAACTAAAGAATTAATGGATGTTCGATGTTTCGTTATTTTAATTCTCTGTAATGACATGTATGTAGACTCGGTGTATGCTGACGGCGACAGTGCGATGCGACGCGGCGTTCGTTCTTAGACTAGCCTCGTATGTCATGGGACACAATAagaatgtttctttttatttgtatttggaTTTTTGagtgtaataaaatgttacagTAAAACGAAACAGTTTTCTAACTAAACCTTAATAAAATCAGAATGATCTGATGGGGTCTACACCTAcctagttttaattttcatttaaaggtCCTAAAATctaatactattttaattttcaggTCTAACCACCAGCATAGTGCCCATGTACCTGACGGAGCTGGCCCCCGCGGCGTTAACCGGGGCCATGGGGGTCGCGTGCCCCATGGGGGTCAACGTCGGGGTCCTCGTCGGACAAGTCATGGGGTTAGATTTTATATTGGGTGAGTTGGAGGGccattaattaatacattgactgccaacaaaaatcagttgaaggcaaatcctccgctagcaccggtcacttttgccccccatggcgtttaatgtgctATATTCGAATAGCAtcattttaaagaatattttgtcATGAACAAAATCATGCAAAAATGAAtcttatgttatgttaattatcatcatcatcaaatggGTCATAAGTCATAAGACCAGTTTCCTGCAACTTTTAATATGTCATCAGTACCATTAGtccgagtttgctttacgtttaaagtaatcgaaacgagagcgcgttgggcgctctgatttgccggctcaaataaaccaactaatcagagcaccgaacgcgccctcatttcgattactttaaagcactaagggtactgaacatCTTGCCCTACATTCTTATGTCATTAAATGAAAGTAATTGTTTGGAGTCAATGATTTAAAGAAGACGAGCATTGGTATCTAACACAAACCCTGTGATCTCATTTTCTGACACTTACATATAAGACTTAAGTCGCAAGAGATGCCACCTTCTGTGTAGAACAAATTTTAGTgtctatcaaattaataatcttaattttatGGCATTGTTTCAGGTCGTGCTGAAGATTGGCCCTACCTTCTGTCCGTCTACGCGTTGCTAGTCATTATATGTTTACCGTTGTTATTTATACTGCCAGAAAGTCCAAAGTACTTATTTGTAGTTAAGAAAAATGAGGAGAGAGCTTTAAAAGGTaagatatgtatttatttttaataaatcaatttacgACAAAACCATTACATGTTGCTgttaaaattaagtttgttaCCCCACCCATCAGTGGATAGCCGATAGATGCCgacaatcgatcgattggttagtAGACCTATGTCCGTCAatcaattaaagctaccacCAGCTTTATGCATCCAAAACAATTGAAGttctttttcaacatttttataccCCTGTGTATCTACACATATTTTTTCCCTCTTTTATGGACGAAACTATTATGCAACAACTTTTACTAACTTCACCAGAACTGAGTCGTCTCCGCGGCGTGTCTCCAAGCGTCCTCAGCGAGGACATAGAAGTGCTCCGCGAGGAGGTGCGAGGGTCCCAGGCCACGTCCAGCGCCTGGTCCATGCTGCGGGTGCTGAGGGACCCGCGCCTGAGGCTGCCCCTACTGCTCGCCTGTACCATGCAGGCTGGACAGCAGACTAGCGGGATTAATGCGGTGAGGTTTACGATAGTTGTAATGATAACGTTATGTGATTGTTTGTCATATAGTATAGACCATGTATGTGTTAGCAATCATGATAATTAGAAAGTTTGTGGTTGAACACTACTAGCACCTCTTTTGAATGTTACGTAAAGATTATGGGTCAAGTTCTCGTAATGAAAGAAACATtgagactaaaaaaaaaacaaacgttgcgccacactaggattttctcctgtggcgtaggtgcgtttacaaacatacacatggcactcagacccgaaacaacaatttgtggatcacaaaaagttATGTTCCGTGTCAATAGaatccgctacccgttgcgcagcagccaccGTACCTACCGTGCTGTCTCTGTTCAACATCCACGTATGTATGTTACCTTACAATGACAATAATCATCTATTTAATATTCCCCAGGTGTTCTACTACTCGCAGACAATATTCAAGCAGGCCGGGTTAAGCGCGCAGAACTCTCAGTACGCGACGATAGGGTGCGGGTTCATCAACGTGTGCACGGCGGTGCTGATGCTGAAGCTGCTGCCGCGGTTCGGGCGCCGCCCCCTGTTGCTGCTCTCCGTGTTCACGGCCGCCGTCATACTGGCGGCTTTAGCTGCTTGTATGAGGTTTATGGTGAGTTACACCATATATTCTGTGAACTTTAATGTTtactttgtaatataatattaatacacaTTAACTATAATAAGATTCCTCATGAATAATGATCTAAGTCAAGTTTCCagatatatagggtgactggaaATTTGTGAACGACATTGAAACACCTAATTGTACTCATAATTACAAACatctttcccaaagaaacttttgtatacccattcgttttatttttattacataacaaaacaacaaaatttcatttgcACGCGCGtgtaaattttcaaaataactaaTGAGTATACGAAAAATTTTTCTTTGGAAAGTTCTTTGTAATGATGAGTACAATCACTTGTTTAAATATCGGACACTAATTATCAGTTACcctataaaaactaaacaagcaGACCTTCAAACGTATCACATGTGATTGTTACGTTCAACGACAACTGAGCGTGCAAATACACTTACGAACTATTCTagctttgtaatattttatcgcAATTTTTAACAACAATCTTAGAAGAAATTGTGTAGGCAGTATGTTCTGGTGTCTCTGTACTAAATGAATGTTTGTGTTATCCTTAGAACGTAGTGTCGTGGATGCCGTACGTGTGTATGATAGCGGTGCTGTCGTATGTTCTAGTCTACGGGTTCGGCCTCGGACCCATTCCTTACTTTATTGCCTCGGGTAAGTCGACTCTCATCTAACacattaataaacttaaactaGTGTTACTgataatctaataaaaaatggaCTTAGGTATCTGTTAAAACTGCGTTTTATCGATAGTCTAATAATAAAAAGGGCCTTTGATATCTCCTAAAACTGCGCCAGCTTCTGAGGGACGAGTTGCAGTAATCTCTTAAAACTCGTAATTTTGTGACCTTACCTGTCTGTGCTGTCCCTAGCAACCTACTAAATGAGTATTCTGACAAACCTTTTCTTAAGTATAGACCACGTCTTTCTAAGTGacgataaaattaaaagaaattgtgtttcagttttaaataataattattattcgataacatttttaaaggtatgttttttattcttaatttcccacccaattttcacaatgCTCATTTCTATCAACAGAGATATTCGAGGTGGGTCCCCGTCCGGCGGGCATGGCGTGGGGTTCCCTCGCCAACTGGGGAGGGAACTTCCTCGTCGGCATGTCGTTCCCCTCCATGAGGGAGGCCATCGGACCCTACTCCTTCCTCGTCTTCTCCGGCGTCACTGCTGTACTCTTTGTCTTCCAGAAGtaagtagaaaataataaagaagtatattaagtctttgactgccaatagaaaactattgaaggcaaatcctccgctaacgtcggtcaccggtggccaccacggcgttcaatgtgttaagtatcgttttgtgtaaaaataattataatttggaaataattaacttcttgttttaaaaaaaaaaaacttttattggtGCAATTAATCTGTAAAGCACGAAAAATTCTAGAATGTTCTACGACATAAGTATCGCCCCATCTATCTTCTGTCACCTTCCAAGAAGGTAAACACAATATTTGAAAAGCTATATACGTTTTGAAAAATTCTAGAATGTTCCTCAGCATACATTGGCTACTGATGTGCCCTAAAAACCAATATATTTTTCTCCCACAGAATATACTTCCCCGAGACTCGAGGCAAGACTCCAACACAGGTGACACAGCTGTGCAGTCGCGGCCTGCAGTCCAAGCCACTACTCGCGTCTCACCTCTCCGGTGTATGACGTCATATGTCTTAGCGACACAAACTCATATAGATACGAGTGATACGTAAGTAGACTGCTATGTTTGTATGAGAGAAATGAGAATatggaattaatatttaatataaattaaactggTATGTGATATGTGATAATGTGAGCTACTGTATCGCTCACCGTGCTAGGACCTCTCACTTaccgtccaatagggaattaattagtgtcacaccattggatgttaaatatttgacagctgcagtgattTGTCAGAAAAACCTGCTGCTAAATTGGCGCCCTATATTAAGCAAAAGCCCGCGCAACGCACTGTAAAGTCTCTCGTGTttttggatgtccatgggcggcggcgattacttattattatcagATGAtctgcctgctcgtttaccggcttataccatacaaaaatagTCTTTGGATTAAAATCAAATTTTGATTGATCTCGACCGTCActagttttttaattaactgtaTAAAGACAAATACAAGTAATATTAGTAGGTAAGCTCATTTTGTGACAAAATAGAACGTCgtcgttgttttacgtcggtctGAGAGGCCAAGGTATCAATCGTGCGGGAGCATGGCTTTACAATATAAACCATTTGACTCTGTATTCTCATTTCTCGTGATCAAGTTGTTGGATGTGCTGAAATTGTTAATTGACGGggaataggtattataattttttttacaacacAGAATACaagcaattttatatttttatatcataactagcttttgcccgcgacttcgttcgcgtggttggtggtcaaaattaaaacgccttataaaaagtagcctatgttctatctctgtaccaaatttcatcaaaatgttcggtttactggtttaggcgtaacggcgtaagcgtaacagacagacagagttactttcgcatttataataataatattaaatattcgaGAATCTGACGTTAGCCACTCGACAAGCTGCTACCGCCCCACAGTACAGAATCGAGTGTGTATCATAGAGGTTTTCgctactttcaaaatatgtttttagtagCGAATTTAGAGCGCTTACCAGCGCCCTATTTTTTCCACACATGGGCAAACGTggcagttttggttttaaaggagCAAATCTATACTCACGAATCGCATCCTCCAAAGCACTCCTCAGTCGTTCATTGCACTGAGTACTTACTTGTTCAACCCTGTCGTCCTCCACTCCAGCGGCAGGAGTGGTCGGTGTCACATTTTTTGCAGCAGTCCGACCAAAACCAGCAGTACCAGCCTGGCAGTGCAGGATTGAGCGTCGTATCAGTGAGGCCAGGGTGCTTATCGGCAAACTATCCTGCTTCAGGGAGGGCAATACTCGTCCTAGAGTGATGCGCTTTGTAAGACGTGCATTTGTGGGGACTGAAACCAGTCCTCATGAATACATGTCGCGTGTTACAGAGCGCATCGACTTCCTGAAGCAGAAAATCTACGCATGGGCAAATCGTATCAGACGGTACAAAAAACGAGTTGAGCGATATACTCAGAATCGCATGTTCCAAAGAGATCAGAGGTGGGTATATAGAAATTGGGAACGATCCAACCAAGATGTGACTGATGGGCGGCGACCGGATGATGAAGCCACTAACACATTTTGGCGCAACATCTGGTCGGTGCCTGGTAGCCACACAGAGGATGACTGGATCTGTGATGTTGAGCGGAGGTGTGAAACTGTGCCAGAGATGGAGGAGGTGATAATCACCTCCTCTGATGTGAGCAGTGCAGCCTGTTCGGTCCCAAATTGGAAATCACCGGGGCCAGACGGGCTGCACAACTTCTGGCTCAAATGGTTCACCAGTTCACACGCTCGCTTAGCATCGCAGTTCCAGGCAGCTTTAGAAGCTGGATCGTTGCCCCAATTTCTAACAACAGGCGTTACCCATCTGCTCCATAAATCAGGTAGTTCcactgaacccaaaaattatagaccaattacatgtttaccaacggtctataaacttcttacatctattttgagaacaaaaataacaaaacatattgaaaaatattccattatgtctgtatctcaaaatggatgtaggagggggtctcgtggaactaaggagctactcctcattgatatggctgtaagccaacaggttcgtcggtcccgaaagaatttgtctacatgctggatagattataaaaaggcatatgactctgtgccacatacatggctcatgagggtgctggagttgtataaaatagatgcaactctacgcgccttcttgcagtcatgtatgaggcaatggagtactgtgctttgctatccgggatgtagacaaatccaagggagtgaagaacctgtaaggatagtgcgaggaatattccagggtgacagtctgagcccactatggttctgcttggccttgaatcctctcagtactttattggaggcttcagggctaggctatcctttgcggagaaggggtctagtcatatcccacttgctttacatggatgacctcaagttgtttgctccaaataacaaacaactgatggaactactgaaaataactgaaaaatttagtagttccatcagaatggaatttggagtagataaatgtgctgtcatgcatgtgaagcgaggagggattgtggaatctgagggtctagaactctcagatttcacaaaactaagagcgctctccgcaaatgatacttacaagtacctgggtatgtcagagggattaggcattaatggaccggacatgaaacaatcgttacgggaacgcttctttggccgcctgaataaagtgctgaaaagttcattatcaggcggaaacaaggtgcgagcctataacggttgggtcatgccggttctgatgtattcttttggtatactcaagtggactcagactgaacttgacaccctggataggcgagtccgaacactgctgactgcaaatcgtatgcatcaccctcgttcatcgatcatgaggttgtacatcccgcggaagtgtgggggccgaggcttattaaatgctaagacccttcataaccgtgaggtgtgcaatctcagggaatatttcctgaaagtaaacgagggtatgcatcgagatgtagcagcagtggacaatggattcactccactatctttagcaaaagagaactggcgcaaacctgtggtactaagcgtcaatgaccgcaaggaggtatggcatagcaaggagctccacggacgcttcttccgggcccttcatggacccagtgtagattttctagcgtccgtatcttggctacgattcagtaatctctttggagaaactgaaggatttgtctgcgcaattatggacgaagttatccttacgaataactaccggaaatatattattaaggatgggaccgttgacatatgtcgggcatgtcatagtcctggtgaatccataagacatataatttctggttgtggtcgtttggctaatggtgaatatttgcatagacataatcaggtggccaagattattcaccagcaacttgctttgcagtaccaacttgttgagtttgaggttccatactacaagtatgtgcccgatccagttctcgaaaacggccatatcacattgtactgggatcgatctatcatcactgacaggactattgtagccaataaacctgatatagtggtgatagaccgacaagcgcgccgcacgatgataatcgatatcaccatccctcatgacgagaacctcgtgaaagctgaaaaagataaacaaataaaatatcttgacttggctcacgaggttgtcgacatgtggaatgtggattcggctatcattgtgccgatagtcgtgtcggccaatggaTTAAttcccaacagcctcgacaaccaccttaggaggctggggttgggcggatggatcaagggcctgatgcagaaggcagtactcctcgaaacggcacgtattgtgaggaggtttctctctctggagccctaaccaccggtggcttggaccatgctcccgctactggtcggctcctatttttatatttttaaatattattttattttatatgtgtagtatttaaaaatgtaaatctagagaatgttaaacaaataaagatattaaatatGAGCCGCGCGGGTaccttactcatagatctaaacacccctctcccgcacgcgcacccctggccttggcgacgtccacttcgcaacgggccgtgcagcagaaatcgtaatattttaattttaccacaacttcaaaaccaaatgtccaattttaatcattcaaagaccaaatattatctatataaactgtacttaatgatgaaataatttattttgataaagattaatagcatgagtaaaataaacgcgtttaaatgtagtccaaaaaaaattcaagatttttaaataaaaatgtggttgttgtgcctcactcgacatagataggtatagtgtgtcgcggacttttttgtagatatttataagatctacaattaattataacattttatggttctatcttttgtagtttaggcagcgtacgccaaataagtaacttctttagttgatttttttcagtttgtgtccgaaaaatccaaatatcttacggaaccctatttttttccaaaataaaatatagcctatgttactcgtggataatgtagctttcgaatggtgaaagaatttttaaaatcggtccagtagtttttgagcctattcgttacaaccaaacaaacaaacaaacaaacaaagttttcctctttataatattagtgtagacaAATACATAGTAACATATCTTATACTGACAGTTTGCACATACAGAGTAgatgatgataattatatttatttatactgattttataatattacaatattatagagattaaattattttttagaatCTCACATAGAAAATCtctgtttaataaattataaatttaatggAAAAAAAGACATTGtcggttaaaattatttttgtttttcttataaaaatatctaatttgaaatttgaattttatgaaTCTGATATTAGAATACAGccgttttgtatgtatgtatgtataagtaagcTCAATACACAGGTTAAAAGAATCGGGGCGATTTATATGGACAAAAACTGTGTGAGTAACGGAACAAGCTTCTTTCAATTAAATCGCAACGATTTGTCGAAGTTTGAAAGGGTAACGTGCTATTGGAACTGATtctattaaactatttaaattaattgtagataTATTGCTATCTCTTTCTCTCATACTTTGCGGGAGAGGGACGAATATATGACATACAGATGAAAGTGTCATGCCAAAGATGGGAGGTGCGCGCCTCGGCAAATTCGATATGCTAAATGTTTTTATCTTTTCTCCCTTTCTCTCTCTACGTGTTAGTTAGAGATGGCAATAGTTTTGACTAATGTGTGCTCGGtgcatttttaattgttattttaatgtttgtattttaatactGTAAGTGCACTTTGACTATTTTTCTATAGTAAAGACAAGAAGTTAGGTAACTCTTAGTGtttgtattttagttaataatgCTGCATTTATATTAGTTCTGGATGTTGtagatggcgccactgtcgAAAATGGGAGTGTTGTTTGTAAGTTTTGCCTTTTTTAGGGTCAAATGTCTATGTTTTATCAAGAAGCTTGTTGTTATTGAAACAAATAACTACACATTTATAAGGGTTATCAAGAAAtgccaaaatatttaaattatttatttttgacaccTATAGTGTGGTTAATGTGCAACTAATATGAATGCAGTGTTATGATGCTAGGAACAAATTAACTATAAGCGCAGAGGGATATAGTTGTCATACTTATTTCACCTGTAATCTGGTTAGAGCTCGCAATATTTTCTGCTGGTCGAAGTTAGGGTACCGTCAAATGGAAATTCCTACCGCCAACAAATCTTTTTGGGaaaagtgtttaaataaaattatgctttaaGTTTTTATCTCCTAATTtagtctttgttttttatttatcggtACTTGGAACTTCGGCCTGGCATCCGTCTACGAGACGATTTAAAAGTACAAAATACGTAGTAACAGTGTTTCCGTACCAATGAGATCAAAGTACAGGTTACAAATGGGGGTTAGTCGCACAAACTGAGATTTTTGGGGGctttttgaagattttattgataaaatacatTCTCATGCAAGTAGTATAAGAGCGAGACCCTTTAGTATAAGTAAAATACTTGTGCGCTGCGTTGCGTCGTCGCAGCGTcgttttccatatattttttatgacatgacCCATTAAACTGTTGCGTCGTCGCGCGCGGCCTTTCTATGGCGGACAAGACAAGagatgaggcgagaggtaggGTGATGCGCTGCGTCGACGGACAGTCATCACGGTTTGTCATGGCACGGTGTATTTGAGCCGCAGCAGCGACGTTGCGTTGTTCCGATGCGACGACGTGACGCAACGCGGCGCAACGGACAAATGGGACCTCGCCCCTAACTGAGCATGAAATGATtacctaaattatatttttgggtaattttatttatataaacttgAAGCTTACTTTAAAGGGCATGTTTTATAGTTGGTACGGAACCCAAATTGCGAGTTAGAAACCGAATAGGGacagtttttacttaaaaatatttaatttataaataattcaattcaattgaTTTTGAACTCTATGCTGTTAGTAATAAGAACTGCGTAAAATAATATGTGGAGTTTTATTGTAGACTTAATTACTTAAGGTATAGAAGTCAAAATCGGTTGGATTATACCTAAATAGGATTGCTAAAGTGTCTTAAAATATCGCACAAATTTTTTTTAGGCACTAATACCATATAACGTCCAACAGTTGGTAtctttgtaatacatatttacaattttaactataaaacatcacttgTAGCGCATAATTTCTATAATTAGAAGTTTAAGgaattattttgttgtgtaattatttataattaattataagtttgacggAAATGTAAGCTCCAATCGTATGtgtatgatattttattgtgcatttttacaataaacacTTAAGTACCatgtattttggttttattattgcttctaattgatattaaaaaatatacgtgtGAGAGAAGAGtgaagcctttggtcagtaaaggtcatttataggctgttgatgtgatgatacCTATATGAAAAGGTTTTTAAGAAAAAGTGTCAGGTAAGTAGAtataccggagctgcggactacccaatgggtttaccggggctccggcttgaaaagcagtaataggaacggaatggtttttagtcagtaagagtatgacattTCCTCGCCAATGCCAAGGTCGCGCTAAGGCCAAGGACTCACCACGGTCCCGCCAAGGACTCGCCAAGGCCTCACTAAGGTCTCGCCAAGGTCGCGCCAAGGACTCGCTGAGGTCGCGCCAAGGACTCACCAAGGTCGCACCAAGACCAATGCATCGCCAAGTTCTCGCCAAGGTGCCGCCATCGTTCCGCCAAGGCCTCGCCAAGTTCGCGGCAAAGCCAAGACTTTGCCAAGTTCTCGCCAAGGGCAAGCTCGGCTATTGGTTGGTTTGAACACGAAAGTCTAGGTATTGTCAAATAATGAAACAGAGTTGGtgacaaattgaaataaaacgcagaacttattttagtaaaacgatttattgtcataatatgaatagtaaaatatatgCTTAAATCATTAGCcattaaattatacaatgaaGCTAGAAATTATCACGCGCCTTTCAAAGGTAAAGAGGGTAAAAGTTAAagcataaatattatgaatagacacttcttttattattatactacttTGTACAAATACTACAGATTACTATATAAAc
This window of the Spodoptera frugiperda isolate SF20-4 chromosome 23, AGI-APGP_CSIRO_Sfru_2.0, whole genome shotgun sequence genome carries:
- the LOC118266673 gene encoding solute carrier family 2, facilitated glucose transporter member 3 isoform X4 translates to MVREHGEEKITTEHQHLTTSHDYKGGWSFYLVLAGIVTTLGSSLPVGYNIGVVNTPADVIKSFCNESFITRYDVVLDEKWLNVLWSFVVSIFIVGGCTGSILGAVLANSLGRKMATVVTSVLSVAGGLLFLLCQKANSVEMLILGRLLVGLSGGLTTSIVPMYLTELAPAALTGAMGVACPMGVNVGVLVGQVMGLDFILGRAEDWPYLLSVYALLVIICLPLLFILPESPKYLFVVKKNEERALKELSRLRGVSPSVLSEDIEVLREEVRGSQATSSAWSMLRVLRDPRLRLPLLLACTMQAGQQTSGINAVFYYSQTIFKQAGLSAQNSQYATIGCGFINVCTAVLMLKLLPRFGRRPLLLLSVFTAAVILAALAACMRFMNVVSWMPYVCMIAVLSYVLVYGFGLGPIPYFIASEIFEVGPRPAGMAWGSLANWGGNFLVGMSFPSMREAIGPYSFLVFSGVTAVLFVFQKIYFPETRGKTPTQVTQLCSRGLQSKPLLASHLSGV
- the LOC118266673 gene encoding solute carrier family 2, facilitated glucose transporter member 3 isoform X3 encodes the protein MKLKDFVNLFITTEHQHLTTSHDYKGGWSFYLVLAGIVTTLGSSLPVGYNIGVVNTPADVIKSFCNESFITRYDVVLDEKWLNVLWSFVVSIFIVGGCTGSILGAVLANSLGRKMATVVTSVLSVAGGLLFLLCQKANSVEMLILGRLLVGLSGGLTTSIVPMYLTELAPAALTGAMGVACPMGVNVGVLVGQVMGLDFILGRAEDWPYLLSVYALLVIICLPLLFILPESPKYLFVVKKNEERALKELSRLRGVSPSVLSEDIEVLREEVRGSQATSSAWSMLRVLRDPRLRLPLLLACTMQAGQQTSGINAVFYYSQTIFKQAGLSAQNSQYATIGCGFINVCTAVLMLKLLPRFGRRPLLLLSVFTAAVILAALAACMRFMNVVSWMPYVCMIAVLSYVLVYGFGLGPIPYFIASEIFEVGPRPAGMAWGSLANWGGNFLVGMSFPSMREAIGPYSFLVFSGVTAVLFVFQKIYFPETRGKTPTQVTQLCSRGLQSKPLLASHLSGV
- the LOC118266673 gene encoding solute carrier family 2, facilitated glucose transporter member 3 isoform X2, whose product is MGESGEHSTLFAEPLSRRSFPIISQPITTEHQHLTTSHDYKGGWSFYLVLAGIVTTLGSSLPVGYNIGVVNTPADVIKSFCNESFITRYDVVLDEKWLNVLWSFVVSIFIVGGCTGSILGAVLANSLGRKMATVVTSVLSVAGGLLFLLCQKANSVEMLILGRLLVGLSGGLTTSIVPMYLTELAPAALTGAMGVACPMGVNVGVLVGQVMGLDFILGRAEDWPYLLSVYALLVIICLPLLFILPESPKYLFVVKKNEERALKELSRLRGVSPSVLSEDIEVLREEVRGSQATSSAWSMLRVLRDPRLRLPLLLACTMQAGQQTSGINAVFYYSQTIFKQAGLSAQNSQYATIGCGFINVCTAVLMLKLLPRFGRRPLLLLSVFTAAVILAALAACMRFMNVVSWMPYVCMIAVLSYVLVYGFGLGPIPYFIASEIFEVGPRPAGMAWGSLANWGGNFLVGMSFPSMREAIGPYSFLVFSGVTAVLFVFQKIYFPETRGKTPTQVTQLCSRGLQSKPLLASHLSGV
- the LOC118266673 gene encoding solute carrier family 2, facilitated glucose transporter member 3 isoform X5, with product MGSTASSEITTEHQHLTTSHDYKGGWSFYLVLAGIVTTLGSSLPVGYNIGVVNTPADVIKSFCNESFITRYDVVLDEKWLNVLWSFVVSIFIVGGCTGSILGAVLANSLGRKMATVVTSVLSVAGGLLFLLCQKANSVEMLILGRLLVGLSGGLTTSIVPMYLTELAPAALTGAMGVACPMGVNVGVLVGQVMGLDFILGRAEDWPYLLSVYALLVIICLPLLFILPESPKYLFVVKKNEERALKELSRLRGVSPSVLSEDIEVLREEVRGSQATSSAWSMLRVLRDPRLRLPLLLACTMQAGQQTSGINAVFYYSQTIFKQAGLSAQNSQYATIGCGFINVCTAVLMLKLLPRFGRRPLLLLSVFTAAVILAALAACMRFMNVVSWMPYVCMIAVLSYVLVYGFGLGPIPYFIASEIFEVGPRPAGMAWGSLANWGGNFLVGMSFPSMREAIGPYSFLVFSGVTAVLFVFQKIYFPETRGKTPTQVTQLCSRGLQSKPLLASHLSGV